Within the Seriola aureovittata isolate HTS-2021-v1 ecotype China chromosome 24, ASM2101889v1, whole genome shotgun sequence genome, the region TTTATCCCTCGCCTCTCACTCCATTGTGCATTGTTCAAAAGCCTTATTGTTTCAGCATCtaacaaatacagtatgtaggccaacaatgtacacacacacacgcacacactgtcactgagtTTTTCCCTCTGGTTTTCTCCCTTAGGTATCAGGAAGTTCCTGTCGTCTCAGTCCTTAACAAAACCTTCCCAGTGGGGGAGAAGGCAGCAAATTTCAGATGCACACTCCTCTGATATCACTTTCTCTCTTACTTCCAGGTACCAGCAGGTGCCGGTGGTGCTGGTGGGTAACAAGGtggacctggaggaggagagggaagtgTCCCCCAGCGAAGGCCAGGCGCTGGCTGAGGACTGGGGCTGCCCTTTCATGGAGACGTCTGCCAAGAGCAAGACCATGGTGGATGAGCTTTTCGCCGAGATTGTCAGGCAGATGGACTTCTGCCCTCTGCCGGACCGGAGAGAGACCTGCTGCCCCACCTGCAGCATACAGTAGCAGCTGATCCGTCTGCTGGGGGGGTAGGGGGGTGATGGATGGGAGGAGAGTAGAAATTAGGATGCAAATTAATTCATGTTAGATAGATTGAAGATGGAGGGGTTCAAAGCAAACATCCACTCTTGCTTTCACTATTTCTACCTGCTTTCTGTATGTAAGAGTTCAGGCCTTTGAGTTGGTTATgaagcattctgggaaatgtaggaaatcacGTAGCAGAAGTAGACAATGCCagttaaagaaaattaaatgtcaaCATTCATCACTCCTCCGACACAGGGTGGATATTCccgtgaaagaaaaaaacaacacttgaCCTCCCACATCCATCACCATCCTCCTGATTAACAAGATTGAGTTTTCGGGGGTTTCCCAAAGGCAGCACGGTGCCAAAACCATCTTAAAAGCCATTGACAAAGCAGATCATAGTGCTAAATGCTTTTGGGAAACCAGCCATAGGTCTAAGCGGGGATGGCGGTGTGCTCAGCAGTTTTATTGGCCctgttttcttctgcttgtgtttttctttttgcactttTGGGACTTTTTGACAGTGCAAGACCAGTCACCAAGTATCTGAAGGGATGTCACCACTGTGAAGGAGTCGTACTGGAAGTTCATTATACAGCAGGCCCGCCTAactatgaatgaatgaacagatgaacGAATGTCTAAAAAGGAAACTGCACCTTTGGGGAAATTCATTCAGAAGATCCCAAATGTTGACATACTGTGGATGATGTGTGCATGAAAGTTGTACTGTCACACTGACATTGAGTACAATCAATCTCACCCAAAGAGACagcatcaatcaatcaaccgatcagtcaatcaatcagtcattaaaatgtacGGACAATTGTCTTTACACCTTACAGATGATACAAATGCCTTGTTACATTGTATGAAGTGaacatcagtgtcagtgtgtagTTCATTTATCTTAAATCACATCAGACATGTTAGTGGTTCAATGTCAGAAACACTTAttttgaacaaaaataaatctttatgcACAAATTTGTCATGCTTATTTATTGTTGAACATTTGAAGTCACTCACTGAATCTCATGAGAAAGAGACTCCTCATATTTCCTTTAATTTAAGTGTTTTGTAAAAGCAGTTCATCCTAAGTGCCATAGTTACCTCTCTTATTTTACTTTAACCTCCACAGGTCATGAGATTTGTACTCATTGTGAAAATAGCCTTTCAGCTTCGCTATTTAGCAGTAATCTGGCTCCATCACGGCCTGCGTCGAGATGATTTATAATGTTTTGGTCCTGCGGCTGTGTTCCCTGCCTCAGtgtcctgctgctcctgcttctgcCATTAGTGCCAACACTTAACTGCTGATTCTGGTCCTGAAAAATCCAACAAACATTTGTCAAATTCTGAGTGCCATTAGAGTCCATTAGAGAATGAAATTGAGGATATGTGAGACTTCAGAGCCAAGATAATAACTTTGGATTCAACACAAAGCAACAGTCTTTTAACACTtatgaaagagagagtgaggtcATTCAGAAATAAATTGTGGAGAGATGCTATAAATTCCAAAACTTTAGTACAATAGCCTATAGCAACATCAAATAATTATTGTAGAAAGATCTATTATGTTGTTAGGAACTGCCTTGCTTAAAAAATGGTGCTAATACAGatcgtgatttttttttttttctctgcagaataCAATAATTATTGCAGGGCTTCCTTTATGTAAGCCTCATTGAAACGACTACCAACAGCGACACCTGCTGTCATAAACTAGAACCGCAGTTCATTTTGTAGGTCACATGGAACCCTGTAGCTTTTGACAGTTCCTACCCGGACCTAAATATACTTTACACACGAAGCAGGCATGGCGTCCTTCAGCCACTGCAGATTGTAACGGACATTTATCAATTTGTGCTTCTGTCTCTAtttccccttgtttttttttaatgttgttgtagAAATATTTGTCTCAATGGCGACCAGGACCGTGTGTCGACTTCTCCAGCGCCGTAAGTAACTGTTAATCGGTTAGCATTAGCTTGTGAGCTAGCGACGTTGTAACGGCAGCTTTTAGCTACATATTGCAGCAGTGTCTATAGAATATCTCTTTCGTAGCACACGTTTTAACTTGACATGGCAGGACATGTATATGTGTAATTAATGATATTAAATATAAGTAACATGAAATGTCCCGGTAAGGAATCCCAATGACCTAGCATCCATAAGTCCACGAGCTCTGCTAATCAGTGTTATAAGATGCACCTGTGCTATTTCCTACTGCCacaagagaaaatgacaaagcTATTACCGACTAAAAATTGAGAAATGTCGTGTGATATattaaattgttgttgtttaactgtGCATGAAAATTATCTACAAAATCTCATCTTCAATTTGACTACCTGTGTAGTAACTAACATGACCTTAGATAGTGTTAGTGACAGTATATAAAGACTCTCACACATGTAAACTAAACAAGGCTGTGAATGCACTTCTTTTTCTAAGATATGACTGAAATTATTGCTTTTAAATGTGTGGTTAAACGATATATGCTGGCATTTAGGGAGTTAAAGCAATTATCTCCTTACTTAAGCCTCCTCTATGGGTCTAAATCCAAAAAcactacacttcccataatgcaagtCAGCAGCTTGTTTGGTGCCCATAACGTCTCACACAAACTTTAGACATTAGCAAGTCTTCTGTTGTcccattttgtttattttggctcCTCCTgtcccccacctccctcccctccgAAGGTTATGCATCTACTGCAGCGGCTGTGCGTCCACCAGCTGCCGAGGTCCACAGCCAGCGCAACGCCGTCTTCTCCAGAGAGCAGGCGAGGCAGAGAGCTCTGTACCCTCGCATCGAGAAGATAGAGGTGTCCATGCAGGGCCCGGGGCTGGATGGTACGATGCTCATCATGAACAGGGGGATGTCCACTCCACTGAGCTGTGCCAGACGTGAGTGAAAGGGACACACATTTGCAtgtattaataatttattataaGTTGTTTCACTATAAGTAAATACCAGTTTTTGTACTTAAATGAACTCCCCTGTGTTTCCCTCAGACTTGACAGAGTATCATGTGACCAGTTCAGTTCTGGCCCTGGTAGACGGGGAACTGTGGCCTCTCCACCAGCCCCTCACCCACTCGTGCTCACTCACCCTGCTCACATTTAAAGACAATGACCCAACACTGGTCAACCAGGTAACTTTACAACTCTATAACAAGAGAATGGTGTGAGTATTCTGCAAACTGATAAACTGGTTGAAATCAGAAccttttgtatttgttttttactgtcGATTTGTCTTTAGTCTCAATTTCAACAAATATACATGTAAAATACTACAAATGCCTTCTTTAATACTCCTTCCTGCTCAGTCCACTTCTCTTGATGTACACGTTCTTAGAAATAGTATCCTGGAGATTGTTACCAACCTTCTTGGCTTGTCCCCACTTAACAggaaacacagttttttttttttaaatcaattagtGGACATCATGAAAAGAGTGACTGTCTTAGGATAGACACTAATCGTGTCCTCTCATTGTCCCAGGCCTATTGGCGCTCCTGTGCTGCCTTGCTGGGTCAGGTGCTGGAGAACGCCTTCAAGGATAACTATACTGTGGAGCTGCTCAGCACACCAGAGGTCCCAGGTAGAGGGAGCTCCTCTTCATGTCTGACCAGGCATCACAGACCAGTAGCTCAGTAAATCAGCTATTTTCCCAGACAGAATAAAGAGCTTCAGTCAGATGCAGTGTCTGGTGCTTGTTCTCAGACTGACtagaatataattaaaaacaggtAGCGTTGTATTACTGTGTAACTGGacaataattgttttaatttgaatcgAACATAATTCccctcaggtttttttttttagtttacttAATTGAAAAGTAAGTTTTGTATTTTGACAAGAGGTCATAGGTTTCAGTTGAGCTCTGCTAAtttgtttcctcttcatctgtttcCCTGCAGTCGTTTCAGGAGCCTTCTGCTGTGATGTGGCACTCGACCCTCAGCTGGATTCATGGTCTCCCTCTGAGGTGTGTATAAAACTTCTGCAGTCATTACTGAGCTTGTTCCCATCAACTTTCTAAAGAAACCTTTTCCTTTATGGAACAATAAGATATGAAGAATTTCTGTTTCCATCAGCTGGTACTAGAGCTTTGTTTTAAGATAtaaatgcatttgaaaaataaaagtttattgcAGTAAAGACTAACTTTACACTACATATGTTGAGAAAAtaccacaacaaaaaaatagaCCACTCCTGCagccattgtttgtttgttctgttgttgtgctAACAACTTAATTTAAACCATGTCTGATTCCatctctgtttgtattttggtaaaaaaaaaaaggagtgttTGTATCTTTAGggtttaaatttttattttcatgtttgtgtgtgaggaaaagCGGCAGCTGGTGATTTATTGCAGTGTGAATTTTTATTATCACCTTTGAAGTGAAGCTTCTATTTGTCACCAGCAGTTGCAGAGGAGGAATGACTCAGAGCTTTTGTTGCTTTACATCTTTGATTACAGGACACCTGGGTCTCTTACTCTACCTGATCCTATGTGAGTGTAACAGTTGTGCTTGTAAACCAAAATGACTGCTTTTCTCTCCAGGAGTCGTTGCGCTCTCTGACCCGAGGCGCTCAGCAGCTGATCCACCAGGATCTGGCCTGGGAGCCTCTGGAGGTCGCGCCCTCTGTGGCGCTGGAGGTCTTCTCACACAGCAGGTAAACTCACTCCTGTTCTTGCTCATGCTGTTCACTTCTGATACGCCTACATATCTCTTTTCACTACTCTTTGTTCCTTTTTGCTCACTTCATACTTCAGACCTTCTGTCTTATATCTTTgtgttcttctctttctcccaccACAGTATGCTCTTAAAACACATGGTGACTGTTGTTGTCAACCACAGCgatgaactctctctctctgtctctcccaggTATAAACAGGAAGAGGTGGAACAGAAGGCAGCACAAAATCCCAAAGGCACAGTGATGCTCTACAGGTGACATGCAGACATCTTGGTTCAGAACTTTATTTCTGCCTACATATTCCCAGAGTAGTGTCAGGTTCTTGTTATATTTCTGTACATCTAAAGAAATGTGTATCTCTCACCTAACCTCCCACTTCCTTCCTTTGTAGATGCGGTGACCATGTACTGCTGAGTGGGGGACCTCTGGTGGCCAGGACAGGCCTGTGCTCCCAGTACGAGGTGACGGCCCTCCACGGCCTGGGACAGGGACCCATTGGCCTCCAGCGTCGAGCACAGGGcctctccctgcctctgcagctgcaggtagggatgtgtgtgtggaatatGATGACAGAACAGCTTTTGAATATACAGAGGATTTCTCAGAAAGTTGAGCTGGCAAcgctttctgtgtgtctcttgtttTTCCATAACTTTTTGTACACCTACATACCAGAAGGTTTGTTAgttgtattttaaaatcttgATTAATGTCGCCTTATCAGTGAAACCATATTCATTCTAACCTACTTAAAGATTCTTCAGTATGGATTTTGGTTGAGTTTTATTAAAGGTGAATATCAATTTAAATGTCATCTATTGGCACCATCACTTTAAGCAAGAACAGGCTTCATTACCACCAAGAATAGTCAATTTATTTTACGAACAAAAAGTGATTCAGTCTGCAATGCCTTCCCTTgagattattgtttttattattaatgcttGTCCTTTATAATTGCACAGAAGTGTATGatgcagtaaaagtactttATTGGTGTCTACATGTGCCTGCAAGTCacgttttctctcctctctgcaggctCACCACACGGTGTGGAGGAAACTGAGGCAGCGGGCAGAGAAACTGGTAAGAACAACAAATATCTCAGTATTTCATTCAACAGCAGTGACATCAAAGCTGAAGCGCTGAGGCCAGCTCACAGAAGGAGGGCTGTGAGTGTTTTGGGGCCTTGGTCTGGTCTAGATGCTGGATACTTGTCCAAATTTTTGTCTGTTCCACGTTCTGCCAGCCTGCTCCCTGGCCACAGCCACCACTTCAGATTTGACAAAGTATCCAGGGGTTAGAATTTAACATGGctatttttattgctttgcaTTTATATTCTGGCACGAAACGGAGAGAGGAGATGCAGCGTGAGCTGTAGTCTTCAGGAAAACCAGGTTTCATCCTCGTCATGAAGGACAAACTGCCGTTTTTTGAACTCGACATCAAAGACACAGTCACTAACTCGAGATCCAAgggaaaagtatttttaaatttct harbors:
- the mrpl39 gene encoding 39S ribosomal protein L39, mitochondrial — its product is MATRTVCRLLQRRYASTAAAVRPPAAEVHSQRNAVFSREQARQRALYPRIEKIEVSMQGPGLDGTMLIMNRGMSTPLSCARHLTEYHVTSSVLALVDGELWPLHQPLTHSCSLTLLTFKDNDPTLVNQAYWRSCAALLGQVLENAFKDNYTVELLSTPEVPVVSGAFCCDVALDPQLDSWSPSEESLRSLTRGAQQLIHQDLAWEPLEVAPSVALEVFSHSRYKQEEVEQKAAQNPKGTVMLYRCGDHVLLSGGPLVARTGLCSQYEVTALHGLGQGPIGLQRRAQGLSLPLQLQAHHTVWRKLRQRAEKLVEVPRPEEVTPPPPPPLTSQ